From Synoicihabitans lomoniglobus, the proteins below share one genomic window:
- a CDS encoding MFS transporter: MKLPRPVPDQTSPDVSHGSPKGKPSRVRWRICAMLFFATTINYIDRQILGILKPELTRDLGWSEIDYSNVIFAFQLAYAGGYLFGGRLIDRIGVRLGYAAAVAGWSLAAMAHAAVRSVAGFGVVRFALGLTEGGNFPAAVKAVSEWFPRRERALATGIFNSGSSVGALVTPLVVPWITVRYGWSVAFLATGALGLVWLIAWWWIYAAPEEHPKVSAAELALIRSEPSEPTARVPWGELLRHRQTWAFIAGMFIAAPVWWFWLFWVPDFLHKSHGLNLLQLGPPLVVIYLMTDFGSIGGGWLSSHLIGRGWTVNAARKTAMLACALCVVPVIIAPVVSDLWAATLLIGLAASAHQGFAANLFTLVSDTAPRHAVSSIVGLGGAAGAIGGMLVAKVTGYVLEWTGDFRPLFAAAAGAYLVALLVIHLLSPRLTPMKLSS, encoded by the coding sequence ATGAAATTACCCCGCCCCGTTCCGGATCAAACTTCACCCGACGTCTCGCATGGCTCTCCGAAAGGTAAACCCAGTCGGGTGCGCTGGCGCATTTGTGCGATGTTGTTTTTCGCGACGACGATCAACTATATCGACCGCCAGATCCTCGGGATACTGAAGCCGGAACTGACACGCGATCTGGGTTGGAGCGAGATCGACTACAGCAACGTCATCTTCGCGTTCCAACTCGCGTATGCCGGTGGCTACCTCTTTGGCGGCCGTCTCATCGACCGGATTGGCGTGCGCCTGGGTTACGCGGCGGCGGTGGCCGGTTGGAGCCTCGCGGCGATGGCCCACGCGGCGGTGCGTTCGGTGGCGGGATTCGGCGTAGTGCGATTTGCGCTCGGTCTGACCGAGGGGGGGAATTTCCCGGCGGCGGTGAAAGCGGTGAGCGAGTGGTTTCCCCGTCGGGAACGCGCCTTGGCCACCGGCATTTTTAATTCCGGCAGCAGTGTTGGTGCGCTGGTGACGCCGTTGGTGGTCCCATGGATTACGGTCCGCTACGGCTGGTCTGTCGCCTTTCTCGCGACCGGGGCGTTGGGCCTTGTTTGGCTGATAGCTTGGTGGTGGATCTATGCTGCCCCCGAGGAGCACCCGAAGGTTTCAGCGGCGGAATTGGCTCTGATCCGGAGCGAACCCAGTGAGCCGACCGCGCGTGTGCCGTGGGGGGAGTTGCTGCGGCACCGGCAAACGTGGGCGTTCATTGCCGGCATGTTCATTGCCGCGCCGGTCTGGTGGTTCTGGTTGTTTTGGGTGCCGGATTTTCTGCACAAGAGCCATGGCCTGAATCTGCTGCAGCTGGGACCGCCGTTGGTGGTGATCTACCTCATGACTGACTTCGGCAGCATCGGGGGCGGCTGGCTGTCCTCGCATTTGATCGGGCGCGGTTGGACGGTGAACGCGGCGCGCAAGACGGCCATGCTGGCGTGCGCGTTGTGTGTCGTGCCGGTGATCATTGCGCCGGTAGTTTCTGACCTTTGGGCCGCTACGTTGCTGATCGGTCTCGCCGCTTCGGCGCATCAAGGCTTTGCCGCGAATCTCTTCACGCTGGTGTCGGACACGGCGCCCCGTCACGCGGTGAGTTCGATCGTGGGCTTAGGCGGTGCGGCGGGGGCGATCGGCGGCATGCTGGTGGCCAAGGTCACCGGCTACGTGTTGGAATGGACGGGCGATTTCCGGCCGTTGTTCGCTGCTGCTGCGGGAGCGTATCTAGTCGCCCTGCTCGTCATCCATCTGCTGAGCCCACGGCTCACGCCGATGAAACTTTCCTCATGA
- a CDS encoding SDR family NAD(P)-dependent oxidoreductase produces MINPPAETPPKSLPSNGSASLKGTAFDLTGQTALITGGGTGLGLAMAQCLATAGARVVLVGRRPEELAKACAQIGPTAFALPGDVTRLEDAPSLVERAEAQAGPITLLINNAGVHLKKAATETTDVEFAAVLQTHVFGAFAITREAGKRMVARGAGSVLFTASMTSLIGLSAVVAYSAAKSAYVGLVRSLATEWGPHGIRVNALAPGWIASDMLAKVLDGDPARREKILSRTPLGRLGDPTDIGWAAVYLASPAARFVTGVVLPVDGGAAGGF; encoded by the coding sequence ATGATCAATCCTCCTGCTGAAACTCCGCCCAAATCCCTGCCGTCAAATGGCTCCGCTTCGCTGAAGGGGACGGCGTTCGATCTCACCGGCCAGACCGCGCTCATCACCGGCGGCGGCACCGGACTGGGTTTGGCGATGGCGCAGTGTCTGGCCACGGCGGGTGCTCGTGTGGTGCTGGTGGGACGCCGACCTGAAGAACTAGCCAAGGCGTGTGCGCAGATCGGACCGACCGCCTTTGCTCTGCCAGGAGATGTCACGCGTTTGGAGGATGCTCCTAGTCTGGTGGAGCGCGCCGAGGCGCAGGCCGGCCCGATCACGCTTCTCATCAACAATGCCGGTGTGCACTTGAAGAAAGCGGCGACCGAAACGACGGACGTGGAATTTGCCGCCGTGCTGCAGACCCACGTTTTCGGGGCGTTCGCGATCACGCGGGAGGCGGGGAAACGCATGGTCGCACGCGGAGCGGGTTCGGTGCTGTTCACGGCGTCGATGACTTCACTTATCGGGCTGTCTGCGGTGGTCGCTTATTCCGCCGCCAAGAGCGCCTACGTCGGTCTCGTTCGCTCCCTGGCGACGGAGTGGGGTCCCCACGGCATTCGCGTCAATGCATTGGCGCCGGGATGGATCGCCTCCGACATGCTGGCCAAGGTGTTGGACGGAGATCCGGCTCGGCGGGAGAAGATCCTTTCACGGACGCCGCTCGGGCGTCTTGGTGATCCTACTGACATCGGTTGGGCCGCCGTTTATCTGGCCTCGCCCGCCGCGCGATTCGTGACCGGCGTGGTGCTCCCGGTCGACGGTGGCGCGGCGGGAGGGTTCTGA
- a CDS encoding RraA family protein codes for MTNPEWQTDLELFALVQRELYTPVVGDILDALGRYHQFLPQPVQPMVESMTVVGRAMPALMIDVHGPQEKPFGLLTEALDDLRPGEVYLGAGGAMRCAYWGELLTAAARTRGAVGAVVDGFHRDTPQVREQQWPVFSRGRFAQDSSVRTAVTAFRCPIEIGGVWVEPGDLVFGDLDGVVIVPRACEAEVVTRALEKARGEKAVRQAIEGGLSATAAFQKFGIL; via the coding sequence ATGACAAACCCTGAATGGCAGACGGATTTGGAACTGTTCGCGTTGGTGCAACGCGAACTCTACACGCCGGTGGTGGGCGACATCTTGGATGCGCTGGGCCGCTACCACCAGTTTCTCCCCCAACCAGTGCAGCCGATGGTCGAGAGCATGACAGTGGTCGGACGGGCGATGCCGGCGTTGATGATCGACGTGCACGGACCGCAGGAAAAGCCGTTCGGCTTGCTCACGGAAGCACTCGACGATCTACGTCCCGGCGAAGTCTATCTCGGGGCTGGCGGAGCGATGCGATGCGCCTATTGGGGCGAGCTACTCACCGCTGCCGCTCGGACACGAGGGGCCGTGGGCGCGGTCGTTGACGGCTTCCATCGGGACACGCCGCAGGTGCGGGAGCAACAGTGGCCCGTGTTCAGTCGGGGACGTTTCGCACAGGATTCCTCGGTTCGCACGGCGGTGACCGCCTTTCGTTGCCCGATCGAAATCGGCGGGGTGTGGGTGGAACCGGGCGATCTGGTTTTCGGCGATCTCGACGGCGTCGTCATCGTGCCCCGCGCCTGCGAAGCCGAGGTGGTGACTCGTGCGTTGGAAAAGGCGCGCGGAGAAAAGGCCGTGCGCCAGGCCATCGAAGGCGGGCTCAGCGCGACCGCGGCATTCCAGAAATTTGGTATCCTCTGA
- a CDS encoding LacI family DNA-binding transcriptional regulator: MATAPRSVSIPLPESSDVPSEGSSTTMQDIAEQAGVSLSTVSRALHDNPRIGVRTRDRIHRIAADLGYRPNPMVAALMKQLRTNRPVAPVCNLAWLDFYEDPEAWKQSAVQRGFYAGALARARARNYSLERIQVCAPGMTPSRLNHILESRGIRAVLMSWMRDSDGISSCLPFDLNRFAVISVGTRYQRPDLSYASDDQYISSCLAIRRLWELGYRRIGYVGEPGIERIVENRFSAGYLTTLTIELGGTTLPPLFTFDDVDVVEWWHRFRPDAILTSNRLVLRNLRQHGIRVPEDVGLAHLNIEDCADYAPAELAGIKQDNERVGEGAVDFLISQISTNAVGPPEIPRGVLTPSLWVEGPTVRQVTVAASDQSP, encoded by the coding sequence ATGGCCACTGCCCCACGTTCCGTTTCCATACCGCTCCCGGAATCCTCGGATGTCCCGTCGGAAGGTTCCAGCACCACCATGCAGGACATTGCCGAACAAGCGGGTGTTTCGCTGAGCACCGTGTCGCGGGCGTTGCATGATAATCCCCGGATCGGAGTCCGCACGCGCGACCGTATCCATCGGATCGCGGCGGATCTCGGCTACCGACCGAACCCGATGGTGGCGGCATTGATGAAACAATTGCGGACGAATCGGCCGGTCGCGCCCGTTTGCAACTTGGCTTGGCTGGACTTCTACGAGGACCCCGAGGCGTGGAAGCAGTCCGCCGTGCAGCGGGGGTTCTACGCCGGCGCGCTGGCCCGCGCCCGAGCGCGCAATTATTCGCTGGAACGCATTCAGGTCTGCGCCCCCGGGATGACACCATCCCGCCTGAATCACATCCTCGAAAGCCGCGGTATTCGGGCGGTGCTTATGTCGTGGATGCGTGACTCCGACGGGATTAGCAGTTGCCTCCCGTTTGATTTGAATCGGTTTGCCGTGATCTCCGTGGGCACGCGCTATCAACGTCCGGACCTGTCGTATGCCAGTGACGACCAATACATCAGCAGCTGCTTGGCCATCCGCCGGCTTTGGGAGCTCGGATACCGTCGGATCGGTTATGTCGGAGAACCTGGGATTGAGCGGATCGTGGAAAACCGTTTCAGCGCGGGCTATCTCACGACGCTGACCATCGAGTTGGGGGGCACCACCCTCCCGCCTTTGTTCACCTTCGACGATGTTGACGTGGTGGAGTGGTGGCACCGGTTTCGTCCGGATGCGATTCTGACCTCCAATCGGCTCGTGCTGCGCAATTTGCGGCAGCATGGCATCCGAGTCCCGGAAGATGTGGGATTGGCTCATCTCAACATCGAAGATTGTGCGGATTACGCGCCGGCCGAATTGGCCGGGATCAAGCAGGACAACGAGCGGGTGGGAGAGGGGGCGGTCGATTTTTTGATCAGCCAGATATCCACCAACGCCGTCGGTCCGCCCGAGATCCCGCGCGGTGTGTTGACTCCGAGTCTTTGGGTGGAGGGACCAACGGTGAGGCAGGTGACTGTCGCCGCGAGCGATCAATCCCCGTAG
- a CDS encoding pectate lyase, whose amino-acid sequence MVLVSLRGIAAGEPPAADEVRAALDRAVTYFNSISTAGGYLWEYSSDLTERFGEEPATSSQIWVQPPGTPSVGQALLLAYAATGNQSHLEAARAAALALTHGQLESGGWDYLIEFDPAKRSQWCYRDEVGTAAFSDDERTNVSNYDDDNTQSVLRFFLAFVDAARSAPSPRDEAIRDALEYGLKKLQEAQFANGAWSQRWDGRPHDPARYPILPASLPENYPREFPSPDYFDFYTFNDNTIRDALMLMLDARRRTGRVEFRESARRAADFIVLAQLPEPQPGWAQQYDAAMHPAWARAFEPPAVSSFESAGVVRLLLDLHREFSDPRFMEAAGRAVAWFRRSAIRENRWARYYELHTNRPIYGDWDGRIHYTLAELSAERQTGYYWEEAFGIADTIAAYEAAVAASSDAAGAEPWTPKDRPKTEHGIESIDEDQLAARARDALDAMDSAGRWLEPDGGRFTTERFIANVQLLSEFLIRTQNPRPKPSTE is encoded by the coding sequence ATGGTTTTAGTCTCGCTTCGAGGGATCGCGGCCGGGGAGCCACCGGCGGCGGATGAGGTCAGAGCCGCACTCGACCGGGCGGTGACCTATTTTAACTCGATCTCCACCGCAGGCGGATATTTGTGGGAATACTCCAGCGACCTGACGGAGCGTTTCGGCGAAGAACCCGCCACCTCTTCGCAGATTTGGGTGCAGCCGCCGGGAACACCGTCGGTTGGGCAGGCCTTGCTCCTCGCCTACGCCGCGACCGGGAATCAGTCGCATCTCGAGGCGGCGCGTGCGGCCGCTCTGGCCCTGACTCACGGCCAGCTCGAATCCGGGGGGTGGGATTACTTGATCGAGTTCGACCCCGCGAAACGCTCGCAATGGTGCTACCGTGATGAGGTGGGGACGGCCGCGTTTTCGGACGATGAGCGGACGAATGTTTCGAATTACGACGACGATAATACGCAGAGTGTGCTGCGCTTCTTTCTGGCATTTGTTGATGCCGCCCGATCCGCGCCCAGTCCGCGCGACGAAGCGATTCGTGACGCGCTGGAATATGGGCTGAAAAAATTGCAGGAGGCCCAATTTGCGAATGGCGCATGGTCGCAGCGTTGGGACGGTCGTCCCCACGATCCCGCCCGCTACCCGATCCTGCCGGCAAGCCTGCCCGAAAACTATCCTCGCGAGTTTCCTTCTCCCGACTACTTCGATTTCTACACCTTCAACGATAACACCATTCGCGACGCCCTCATGCTCATGTTGGATGCCCGGCGTAGAACGGGTCGGGTGGAATTTCGTGAATCCGCCAGGCGGGCGGCGGATTTTATAGTGCTGGCGCAGCTGCCGGAGCCGCAGCCGGGCTGGGCGCAGCAATATGACGCGGCCATGCACCCCGCGTGGGCGCGGGCGTTCGAACCGCCGGCCGTCAGTTCCTTCGAGAGCGCGGGGGTGGTGCGCTTGTTGTTGGATCTGCATCGCGAGTTTTCCGACCCGCGCTTTATGGAGGCGGCGGGTCGCGCCGTCGCGTGGTTCCGGCGATCGGCGATCAGGGAGAATCGCTGGGCGCGCTATTACGAACTGCACACCAACCGCCCCATCTATGGGGATTGGGACGGTCGGATTCACTACACGTTGGCCGAGTTGAGCGCGGAGCGGCAGACGGGTTATTATTGGGAGGAAGCATTCGGTATCGCCGACACGATCGCCGCATATGAAGCGGCGGTGGCCGCCTCGAGCGACGCCGCCGGGGCGGAGCCATGGACGCCAAAGGATCGGCCGAAAACGGAGCACGGAATCGAGTCGATCGATGAGGATCAGCTGGCCGCCCGTGCTCGCGATGCGCTGGACGCAATGGATTCCGCTGGTCGTTGGCTGGAACCCGACGGCGGGCGGTTCACGACTGAGCGCTTCATCGCGAACGTGCAACTGTTGTCGGAATTTCTGATTCGCACTCAGAACCCCCGTCCGAAGCCGTCGACTGAATGA
- a CDS encoding glycoside hydrolase family 88 protein, which translates to MTQPSPYPFILHARVATRSQTRLAGGAPEADIITAVSGLKRGAELGRRSGKSGASAGARGDRSETSNVVTCADRMWAIFDKLRLIKSRAWNLDINRWDWSSGVGLWGVMRCHEVLGDARCLDFLVSWVEQNMAGRVKGSVNHVLPAYIVEYLWRVQGDERYRKICDEYAEWCLDQATRTDNGGLAHVWPGGQDDYRHQLWVNSTFMAGMFMLRYGAELPNEALFDDGCRQYQIHLESLYDAKIGLFFHGYHCQLRGPIGDYWGRGNGWMVASLTEGLSWLPPDHSLRESAERIFQATMQRALSLKTADGRLRVMPLVDDAYPESTCSALFGFAALRGFRRGLLPRAFLDWGLQLSKTMGDLISEDGRVANCSHSANPDSMEAYLQRPCEQSLYADGIMLAFLAEAIIAIQSSGKSAPVSAVSD; encoded by the coding sequence ATGACCCAACCTTCCCCTTACCCCTTTATCCTCCATGCGCGAGTCGCCACCCGATCCCAAACCCGTCTTGCCGGCGGTGCCCCTGAGGCGGATATCATCACGGCCGTGAGTGGTTTGAAGAGGGGGGCGGAGTTGGGTCGTCGTTCGGGGAAATCAGGCGCCAGTGCCGGTGCCCGGGGAGACCGGTCGGAGACTTCCAACGTGGTCACTTGTGCGGACCGGATGTGGGCGATCTTCGACAAGTTACGTCTTATCAAATCCCGGGCGTGGAATCTCGATATCAACCGCTGGGACTGGTCGAGTGGCGTGGGATTGTGGGGCGTGATGCGTTGCCACGAAGTGCTCGGTGATGCCCGCTGCCTGGATTTTCTCGTCAGCTGGGTGGAGCAAAATATGGCGGGTAGGGTCAAGGGCTCCGTCAATCACGTGCTGCCTGCCTACATCGTCGAATACCTCTGGCGCGTGCAGGGCGATGAGCGTTATCGGAAGATTTGCGATGAATACGCTGAGTGGTGTTTGGATCAGGCGACTCGCACCGACAACGGTGGTTTGGCGCATGTATGGCCGGGGGGGCAGGATGACTATCGGCATCAATTGTGGGTCAACAGCACGTTCATGGCGGGCATGTTTATGCTGCGTTACGGCGCGGAGTTGCCGAATGAAGCACTTTTTGATGATGGCTGCCGCCAATATCAGATCCATCTGGAGTCGCTCTACGATGCGAAGATCGGGCTGTTCTTTCACGGGTATCACTGCCAACTGCGTGGCCCGATCGGTGACTACTGGGGCCGGGGTAATGGATGGATGGTGGCCAGTTTGACCGAGGGCCTGTCGTGGTTGCCGCCCGACCATAGCTTGCGCGAATCAGCAGAGAGGATCTTCCAAGCGACGATGCAACGGGCGTTGAGTTTGAAAACCGCAGACGGTCGGCTCCGCGTAATGCCGCTGGTCGACGATGCCTACCCCGAGAGCACCTGTTCCGCGCTGTTTGGTTTTGCGGCGTTGCGGGGTTTCCGCCGTGGTTTGCTCCCGCGCGCGTTTCTTGATTGGGGCCTGCAACTTTCGAAGACGATGGGCGATCTGATTAGCGAAGACGGCCGCGTCGCCAATTGCTCCCATAGTGCGAATCCGGATTCGATGGAGGCTTACCTGCAACGACCCTGCGAGCAGTCCTTGTATGCCGATGGGATCATGCTGGCGTTTCTGGCGGAGGCGATCATCGCGATCCAATCGTCGGGAAAGTCTGCTCCAGTTTCCGCTGTATCTGACTAG
- a CDS encoding VOC family protein translates to MIFEHFALNVPEPRGMAQWYVTHFGWQVVRDLGGPTHTLFLADSTGRCVAELYHNKSVSIPAYAETHPLCFHFAVITADARADRTRLDAAGATMVEEVTPADGSVLIMMRDPWGVPVQLCQRAQSL, encoded by the coding sequence ATGATATTCGAACATTTTGCACTCAACGTGCCCGAACCGCGCGGGATGGCGCAGTGGTATGTTACTCATTTCGGTTGGCAGGTCGTGCGCGACCTCGGGGGGCCGACTCATACCCTTTTCCTCGCCGACAGCACGGGGCGATGCGTGGCGGAATTGTATCACAACAAGTCAGTCTCAATTCCGGCCTACGCCGAAACGCATCCACTGTGTTTTCATTTCGCGGTGATCACCGCCGACGCTCGGGCCGATCGGACTCGGCTCGATGCGGCTGGTGCGACAATGGTCGAGGAAGTCACGCCCGCCGATGGATCAGTGTTGATCATGATGCGTGATCCTTGGGGTGTGCCGGTGCAGTTGTGTCAACGAGCCCAGTCCCTTTGA
- the kduI gene encoding 5-dehydro-4-deoxy-D-glucuronate isomerase, producing MNLHTMTDLGRMRTMTSAELRQTFLVEALFQPGAITLVRTDLDRAIVGSAVPGARALTLEPPPELRASSFTERRELGVLNLGGAGSILVDGERHAMAARDALYVGRGDHKIVFESDRPDAAARFYFVSYPAHAVYPTTHASFADAAPLRLGTSADANERTIYKYIHEDGIQSCQLMMGFTWLEEGSVWNTMPPHWHLSRSEIYLYFDLPAEACVIHLMGAPDETRHLIVRNEQAVLSPPWSIHSGAGTQRYGFAWAMGGENREFADMEAVSPKILR from the coding sequence ATGAATCTCCACACCATGACGGACCTCGGGCGCATGCGCACGATGACCTCCGCCGAACTCCGACAAACGTTCCTCGTCGAAGCGCTGTTCCAGCCGGGTGCGATCACCCTGGTTCGCACGGATCTCGACCGGGCGATTGTCGGCTCCGCCGTTCCCGGCGCGCGGGCGTTGACCTTGGAGCCGCCGCCGGAACTGCGGGCGTCGTCGTTCACCGAGCGCCGCGAGTTGGGCGTGCTGAATCTCGGCGGGGCGGGCTCGATCCTGGTCGATGGCGAACGCCATGCGATGGCCGCGCGGGATGCGCTATACGTTGGCCGCGGCGACCATAAGATCGTGTTTGAGTCGGACCGTCCGGATGCAGCGGCTCGCTTTTATTTTGTGAGCTACCCGGCGCATGCGGTCTATCCGACGACGCATGCGAGTTTTGCGGACGCGGCACCGCTCCGCCTCGGGACGTCGGCCGACGCCAACGAGCGCACGATCTACAAATATATCCACGAGGACGGCATCCAAAGCTGCCAACTCATGATGGGCTTCACGTGGCTCGAGGAAGGCAGCGTGTGGAACACCATGCCACCACACTGGCACCTTAGCCGTTCGGAGATTTACCTCTACTTCGATCTCCCGGCCGAGGCCTGCGTGATACACCTGATGGGAGCGCCCGACGAAACCCGGCACCTGATCGTGCGCAACGAACAAGCCGTGCTGTCGCCCCCATGGTCGATCCATTCCGGCGCAGGAACACAGCGCTACGGGTTTGCCTGGGCGATGGGCGGGGAGAACCGGGAATTCGCCGACATGGAAGCCGTGTCCCCCAAAATCCTGCGTTGA